In a single window of the uncultured Erythrobacter sp. genome:
- the bamE gene encoding outer membrane protein assembly factor BamE → MASAMDLSWRRLRSVVLLAGVAATLPACTAIQESRGYIVDPVLTAAIQPQIDNQQSVEGTLGRPTFTSQYGTPTWYYVSSITGQRPFNRPRIREHSVLAVTFDASGKVTGVKRSGVDQVVFLDPNGNKTPTLGRERGFLEDLFGNIGQVGGGGLPGGGGPGGP, encoded by the coding sequence ATGGCGAGCGCAATGGATTTGAGCTGGCGCAGGCTGCGCAGCGTGGTGCTGCTGGCGGGCGTCGCGGCGACGCTGCCCGCGTGCACGGCGATCCAGGAATCGCGCGGCTACATCGTCGATCCGGTTCTGACAGCCGCGATCCAGCCGCAGATCGACAACCAGCAATCGGTTGAAGGCACGCTCGGGCGGCCGACCTTCACCAGCCAGTATGGTACACCGACGTGGTATTACGTTTCCAGCATCACTGGCCAGCGCCCGTTCAACCGTCCGCGCATCCGTGAGCATTCTGTTCTGGCGGTCACGTTTGACGCTTCGGGCAAGGTGACCGGCGTCAAGCGCAGCGGTGTGGATCAGGTCGTGTTCCTCGATCCCAACGGCAACAAGACCCCCACCCTCGGGCGGGAGCGTGGCTTCCTTGAAGACCTGTTCGGCAATATCGGCCAGGTCGGCGGCGGCGGCCTGCCGGGTGGCGGCGGGCCAGGCGGCCCGTAA
- the hslV gene encoding ATP-dependent protease subunit HslV has translation MTSDNASHGLVQWHGTTIIGVRRDGKTVIAGDGQVSMGNTVMKPNARKVRRIGDGSVIAGFAGATADAFTLFERLEKKLEQYSGQLMRASVELAKDWRTDKYLRNLEALMIVADHDTLLVLTGNGDVLEPVGDIAAIGSGGNFALAAARAIADYEADAETIARKAMAVAADICVFTNGNLTVETV, from the coding sequence ATGACAAGCGATAATGCCAGCCACGGCCTCGTCCAGTGGCACGGAACCACCATCATCGGCGTGCGGCGTGACGGCAAGACCGTCATCGCCGGAGACGGCCAGGTGTCGATGGGCAACACCGTGATGAAGCCCAATGCGCGCAAGGTCCGCCGGATCGGAGATGGCTCCGTGATCGCGGGCTTCGCCGGAGCGACGGCGGATGCCTTCACCTTGTTCGAGCGGCTGGAAAAGAAGCTTGAGCAATATTCCGGTCAGCTGATGCGTGCGAGTGTGGAGCTGGCCAAGGATTGGCGCACCGACAAATATCTGCGCAATCTTGAGGCGCTGATGATCGTGGCCGACCATGACACGCTGCTGGTGCTGACCGGCAATGGCGATGTGCTGGAGCCGGTGGGCGATATTGCCGCGATCGGATCGGGCGGCAATTTCGCGCTCGCCGCCGCACGGGCGATTGCCGATTACGAGGCCGATGCCGAAACCATCGCGCGCAAGGCGATGGCCGTTGCTGCTGACATCTGCGTCTTTACCAATGGCAACCTGACGGTCGAGACTGTCTGA